A genomic region of Desulfosarcina ovata subsp. ovata contains the following coding sequences:
- a CDS encoding Hsp70 family protein, with the protein MARSIGIDLGTTNSVMGIKTTHLEIITNKDGEMLTPSCVSAKKKSKLLKFGSKTQFVVGRDALDWMKQDAANTITAVKRLMGRNLGDPEIQKIIADRKCPYRIAGHSRGTSNSLAVVLGGNEYTPEQISSKILGKLKSDAEKKLGADVDFAVITVPAYFNDKQKHATRTAAALAGLKVRRLLPEPTAAAISFGVDTMGKDDATTVLVFDFGGGTFDLSVLTISGGQFIEQGKGGNMWLGGEDIDSAIMAFVLDETAREYGVDDINALIAGQDEGNKNLFLGELKVAVEKAKIRLSDDDSAYIELPALLKDDDGDRIDIDVELTRERFDEMIAPIIDSTLTLTRRLLEDIHFTADLIDKVLLVGGSSRIPAVVAAMETEFGKQKVMLHERPMLAIAEGAAILSHRLSDTYECPQCGKTVSQADEVCNGCGFDLQTYMISEGVFDIVHAAAHDYYIHLENNERYLLIEKNTPLPCEKTETFTLVHEDQKLVHMKFFNIVNDKQESIGDLWLGVEEKKNNEKEPYQIEITLKIDENNLVEVAAEVTELPHIQLSKTLSRGKADEKLFLSMEKLIDATNQNGHDTYTINDLTRRMLSTIRKIDLVIDPETGEVNIPAYESAEMQIDKAARLAETDTTPTSLIYYAEGALSSFGPLIEEKDKAKIQKRIKHLTAMDEKGTYEETLAAHDALDSALDKLGWINTLMTIEKAGECCELHEPAKASLFFNALSGIARSYREAKIDRVSSKLEEILPIAHEVLDQYDSQTGTVYKDIRR; encoded by the coding sequence ATGGCAAGATCCATTGGTATCGATCTGGGGACCACAAATTCCGTAATGGGAATAAAAACCACCCATTTGGAAATCATTACCAACAAAGACGGTGAAATGCTGACCCCATCTTGTGTGTCCGCCAAAAAGAAAAGCAAATTACTGAAATTCGGCAGCAAAACGCAATTCGTTGTCGGGCGGGATGCATTGGACTGGATGAAGCAAGATGCGGCCAATACGATCACGGCCGTCAAGCGGTTGATGGGACGCAATCTTGGCGATCCGGAGATACAGAAAATAATTGCCGACCGAAAATGTCCTTATCGGATTGCCGGCCATTCCAGGGGCACGTCCAACAGCCTGGCGGTGGTATTGGGCGGGAACGAATACACGCCGGAGCAAATTTCCTCCAAAATTCTCGGAAAACTGAAATCGGATGCGGAAAAAAAACTTGGCGCCGACGTGGATTTTGCCGTCATCACGGTGCCTGCCTATTTCAACGACAAGCAGAAACATGCCACGCGAACCGCTGCGGCGCTTGCCGGATTGAAAGTTCGACGGTTGTTGCCCGAACCGACGGCGGCGGCCATATCCTTTGGTGTGGATACAATGGGAAAAGACGATGCCACCACCGTACTCGTATTCGATTTCGGTGGCGGCACCTTTGATCTGTCCGTACTGACCATCAGTGGCGGACAGTTCATCGAACAGGGAAAAGGCGGAAACATGTGGTTGGGCGGCGAGGATATCGATTCCGCAATCATGGCTTTCGTACTTGACGAAACCGCCCGGGAATACGGCGTTGACGATATCAACGCCCTGATCGCCGGCCAGGATGAAGGGAACAAAAACCTTTTCCTGGGGGAGCTGAAAGTGGCCGTGGAGAAGGCCAAGATCCGGCTAAGCGACGACGATAGCGCCTATATTGAACTGCCGGCCCTGTTGAAAGATGATGACGGCGACCGAATCGACATCGATGTGGAGCTGACCCGCGAACGCTTTGATGAGATGATCGCTCCGATCATCGATAGCACGCTTACGCTGACCCGCCGGCTGTTGGAAGACATTCATTTTACAGCCGATCTGATCGACAAGGTATTGCTTGTGGGGGGCAGTTCGCGGATTCCGGCGGTGGTCGCGGCAATGGAAACCGAATTCGGAAAGCAAAAAGTGATGCTTCACGAACGACCCATGCTGGCCATCGCCGAAGGTGCCGCCATATTGAGCCACCGGCTTTCCGACACCTATGAATGCCCTCAATGCGGGAAGACCGTTTCCCAGGCGGACGAGGTCTGCAACGGTTGTGGATTCGACTTACAGACGTACATGATTTCCGAAGGTGTTTTCGACATCGTGCATGCGGCGGCCCACGATTATTATATCCATCTTGAAAACAATGAACGCTACTTGCTGATTGAGAAGAACACACCCCTTCCTTGTGAGAAGACCGAAACGTTTACGCTGGTTCATGAGGATCAGAAACTGGTCCATATGAAATTTTTCAACATCGTGAATGACAAGCAAGAGTCCATCGGTGATTTGTGGCTGGGTGTGGAAGAAAAGAAAAACAATGAGAAAGAGCCGTATCAAATAGAGATCACCTTGAAAATAGATGAAAACAACCTCGTTGAGGTGGCCGCCGAAGTAACGGAATTGCCCCACATCCAATTATCGAAGACATTGTCCCGCGGAAAAGCGGATGAGAAATTATTTCTTTCCATGGAAAAGTTGATCGATGCGACCAACCAAAACGGTCATGATACGTATACGATCAATGATTTGACCCGCCGCATGCTCTCCACGATCCGAAAAATCGATCTCGTGATCGATCCGGAAACCGGCGAAGTGAATATCCCGGCCTATGAATCGGCGGAGATGCAGATCGACAAGGCCGCCCGATTGGCGGAGACGGATACCACCCCCACATCGTTGATTTACTATGCCGAAGGCGCGTTGAGTAGTTTCGGACCATTAATTGAAGAGAAAGACAAAGCGAAAATACAAAAACGGATCAAACATCTTACTGCCATGGATGAAAAGGGCACCTATGAGGAAACGCTGGCGGCCCACGATGCATTGGACAGCGCTTTGGACAAACTGGGCTGGATCAACACCTTGATGACCATCGAGAAGGCCGGAGAGTGCTGCGAGTTGCATGAACCGGCCAAAGCCTCCCTGTTTTTCAATGCGCTTTCCGGCATTGCCCGAAGCTACAGGGAAGCCAAGATCGACCGGGTCAGCTCGAAACTCGAGGAGATTTTGCCCATCGCCCATGAGGTCTTGGATCAATACGATTCGCAGACCGGAACCGTTTACAAGGATATCAGACGTTAG
- a CDS encoding amidohydrolase family protein, protein MKCIFADQLYTGTDLLSQVFLSFKGTDIIGAAKTKQAACQLIGEFPVVTPAFIDPHSHIGLYRAGEPESEGEGNEQARALFFLPDALDSLQMDDPAFADAIEMGVLYSCIVPGSGNIVGGLSAIIRHFANNSSEALVGRAGVKAAFGHNPMSTRNWKGERPTTRMGAVGMFREKLYQVRDKLDRRQAAKGKEKDKIEFSAEERVLRDLMAGKTILRCHVHKTDDIAALLRLVDAFGLRVTVEHAGDVHQPEIFTELRRRNIPVAFGPLDSFAYKVELRHENWRNIRHLVDSEVFFGLITDHPVIPARNLLLTTRWLIRCGYTRQQAIEVISRKNAEFLGIEKKVGTLRKGRWASFTCWNGDPFDLTAYPVAVFGEGRCLYQPQAANR, encoded by the coding sequence ATGAAATGTATTTTCGCCGACCAGCTCTATACAGGCACCGACCTGCTCAGCCAGGTGTTTTTATCATTCAAAGGCACGGACATTATTGGCGCTGCCAAAACAAAACAAGCCGCCTGCCAACTGATTGGCGAATTTCCGGTGGTGACGCCGGCATTTATCGACCCCCACAGCCACATTGGTTTGTATCGTGCCGGGGAACCGGAATCCGAGGGCGAAGGCAACGAGCAGGCCAGAGCCCTATTCTTTCTGCCCGACGCCCTCGACTCCCTTCAGATGGACGACCCGGCGTTTGCCGATGCCATCGAGATGGGGGTGTTGTACTCTTGCATCGTGCCGGGCAGCGGCAACATCGTGGGCGGCTTGTCGGCCATCATTCGCCATTTTGCCAACAACAGCAGCGAGGCGCTGGTCGGCCGGGCCGGCGTCAAGGCAGCCTTTGGCCACAATCCCATGTCCACCCGGAACTGGAAAGGCGAGCGCCCCACCACACGCATGGGCGCCGTGGGCATGTTTCGGGAAAAACTCTACCAGGTGCGCGATAAGCTGGACCGCCGGCAGGCGGCCAAGGGCAAGGAAAAAGACAAAATAGAGTTCTCCGCCGAAGAACGCGTGCTGCGGGATCTGATGGCAGGCAAGACCATTTTGCGGTGCCACGTCCACAAAACCGACGATATCGCCGCCCTGCTGCGCCTGGTCGATGCCTTTGGTCTGCGGGTCACCGTGGAGCATGCCGGCGACGTGCACCAACCGGAAATTTTCACCGAGCTGAGGCGCAGAAACATTCCCGTGGCCTTTGGGCCCCTGGATTCATTCGCCTACAAAGTGGAGCTGCGCCACGAAAACTGGCGCAATATCCGCCACTTGGTCGACTCAGAGGTCTTTTTCGGCCTGATCACCGATCATCCGGTTATTCCGGCGCGCAATCTTTTGCTCACCACCCGCTGGTTGATCCGTTGCGGCTACACCAGGCAGCAGGCCATCGAAGTCATCTCCCGCAAAAACGCCGAGTTTTTAGGCATCGAAAAAAAGGTGGGCACCCTGCGAAAGGGCCGCTGGGCCTCGTTCACCTGCTGGAACGGCGATCCCTTTGATCTGACCGCCTATCCGGTGGCCGTGTTCGGCGAGGGGCGCTGCCTCTATCAACCGCAGGCAGCCAATCGTTGA
- the grpE gene encoding nucleotide exchange factor GrpE produces the protein MNSKKAFLKQKLIEFQRRIAELDHRLKESRESFRKREADLILELLTLLDAFENIDETIEAKQDQFDKSARMLSKNIRSVHKKLKRLLQTRDLVEIEFPEDMARIDHCKIVDTRSAPGSRNETILSVVKKGYVNKKNGRVLRKAEVITVFNDE, from the coding sequence ATGAATTCCAAAAAGGCGTTTCTTAAACAGAAGCTGATCGAGTTCCAGCGCAGGATTGCCGAACTCGATCATCGCCTGAAGGAATCGCGCGAATCGTTTCGCAAAAGGGAAGCAGACCTGATCCTTGAATTACTTACACTGCTTGATGCATTTGAGAACATCGATGAAACGATCGAAGCCAAACAGGATCAATTTGATAAAAGCGCCCGCATGCTTTCCAAAAATATCCGTTCTGTCCATAAAAAGCTCAAACGACTGTTGCAGACCCGGGATCTGGTTGAAATCGAATTTCCTGAAGACATGGCCCGAATCGATCATTGTAAAATCGTCGACACCCGTTCTGCCCCGGGATCCAGGAACGAGACCATCCTTTCCGTGGTAAAAAAGGGGTATGTGAATAAGAAAAATGGAAGAGTTCTCAGAAAAGCCGAAGTGATTACGGTTTTCAACGATGAGTAA
- a CDS encoding tetratricopeptide repeat protein: MKKKKSTNIEATLAKAEKFLRCGNFALALKTFETVQKELNRDDIADKITRCRQEVKIGQAKQLVKKACRAVKKGTLDSALTSFQRANAVLNEPWVTQQIEAIEGKLTRRDAFSSARSAETAGDFEKAAKCYAAVCEPDDPSRESMLIKSARCFVKAGRYAEALNIFKDVSLAGSGARYDYGFALVQSGFLAQGLRAWDEVDVQDSRFTEQKHLVARQLAADLVDRLNRKADLASIHDDVSFLMHKADSFFGQSRRDEIKTIHEHAVFAWIEELWEKEDFHTIEKILGTSALPLTPDLLALKAKVGFKTAGANGRHLHTMLLYWLPAIYSPLIATSFGDNAGKRQQVRRKLIAMAESLIKKAKGKQNGRRVLTELTIDTELIQTIREIMEHQRSRTDFIFTPRLAALLDRSEEFLSLIRENESFFQDKHRYLETGAFYSAAGRYLYHLKNHDYEKAVCLFTDLPQDRKKDAFIDYAFNLISFEYGCHCLDNEDVQAGRFFLSAPALFDVAPALEEKLIQKALDFEEWPSLKPFEDVLSAIYRQRPSKVLEKALSLVMTRRAISMYNERKLAPKALNGIINRALKLDPENEMAREASESGEINQEIKAVCDAFDRMKLGKASRIARESEYDEVRDQYFQFIEDALDQIGRCGWEEQEKMMLINDLYQWGTSVDADQPIMTKLEMHLNMN; the protein is encoded by the coding sequence ATGAAGAAAAAAAAGAGCACGAACATTGAGGCCACCCTGGCAAAGGCGGAGAAGTTTTTACGTTGCGGAAACTTTGCTCTGGCCTTGAAAACATTCGAAACCGTTCAAAAAGAATTGAACCGTGATGATATTGCCGACAAGATCACCCGCTGCCGGCAAGAAGTGAAAATCGGTCAGGCCAAGCAACTGGTAAAAAAGGCGTGCAGAGCGGTGAAAAAGGGAACCCTCGATTCGGCCTTGACATCGTTTCAACGGGCCAACGCCGTTTTAAACGAACCGTGGGTTACCCAGCAAATCGAGGCCATCGAGGGGAAACTGACCCGTCGAGACGCTTTTTCCAGTGCCCGGAGCGCTGAAACGGCCGGCGATTTTGAAAAAGCGGCAAAATGTTATGCAGCGGTTTGTGAACCGGATGACCCATCCCGGGAATCGATGCTGATAAAAAGTGCGCGCTGCTTTGTCAAAGCCGGCCGCTATGCGGAAGCGTTGAACATTTTTAAAGACGTATCCCTGGCTGGTTCAGGGGCCCGTTACGATTACGGTTTCGCGCTGGTTCAATCCGGTTTTCTCGCCCAAGGACTTCGTGCCTGGGACGAGGTGGATGTTCAGGACAGCCGCTTTACGGAACAAAAACATTTGGTTGCCCGGCAATTGGCTGCCGATCTCGTGGATCGATTGAATCGGAAAGCGGATTTGGCTTCGATCCACGACGATGTTTCTTTTTTGATGCACAAGGCGGATTCGTTTTTTGGTCAAAGTCGACGAGACGAAATCAAAACCATCCATGAACATGCCGTATTCGCCTGGATCGAGGAACTTTGGGAAAAAGAGGATTTTCATACCATCGAAAAGATCCTTGGAACCTCCGCATTGCCGTTGACGCCGGATCTTTTGGCACTCAAGGCGAAAGTAGGGTTCAAAACTGCCGGTGCGAACGGCCGGCATCTTCATACGATGTTGCTCTACTGGCTGCCTGCGATCTATTCGCCGCTGATTGCAACGTCTTTTGGCGACAATGCCGGTAAGCGCCAGCAGGTTCGCCGGAAACTGATTGCCATGGCCGAAAGTTTGATAAAAAAGGCCAAGGGGAAACAAAACGGCCGCCGGGTGTTGACCGAACTCACCATCGATACGGAATTGATTCAAACCATCCGTGAAATAATGGAGCATCAGAGGAGCCGGACCGATTTTATTTTTACCCCGAGGCTGGCGGCTCTTCTCGACCGGTCCGAGGAATTCCTCTCTCTCATCCGTGAGAACGAATCCTTTTTTCAAGACAAGCACCGGTATCTGGAAACCGGGGCGTTCTATTCGGCCGCGGGTCGATATCTATACCACTTGAAAAACCATGACTACGAAAAGGCCGTTTGCCTGTTTACGGATTTACCACAGGATCGGAAAAAGGATGCTTTCATCGATTACGCATTCAATCTGATCAGTTTCGAATATGGTTGCCATTGCCTTGACAACGAAGATGTCCAGGCAGGTCGATTTTTCCTGTCCGCACCGGCCCTTTTCGATGTTGCACCGGCCTTGGAGGAGAAATTGATCCAGAAAGCGTTGGACTTCGAAGAGTGGCCGTCCTTAAAACCTTTCGAAGATGTCCTGTCCGCCATTTATCGTCAGCGTCCCTCGAAAGTGTTGGAGAAAGCATTGTCCCTGGTGATGACTCGCCGGGCGATATCGATGTACAACGAAAGGAAATTGGCTCCCAAAGCCTTGAATGGTATTATCAACAGGGCCCTGAAACTCGATCCGGAAAATGAGATGGCGCGAGAGGCGAGCGAGAGCGGCGAAATCAACCAGGAAATTAAGGCCGTGTGCGACGCCTTCGATCGAATGAAATTGGGTAAAGCCAGTCGTATCGCCAGGGAATCCGAATACGATGAAGTCCGGGATCAATATTTTCAATTCATCGAGGATGCATTGGATCAAATTGGAAGATGCGGTTGGGAGGAACAGGAAAAAATGATGCTGATTAACGATCTGTATCAATGGGGAACATCGGTGGATGCCGATCAACCCATCATGACGAAATTGGAAATGCATTTAAACATGAACTGA
- the der gene encoding ribosome biogenesis GTPase Der: MKPIVAIVGRPNVGKSTLFNRITRSRDAIVDDLPGVTRDRNFGDARWNDKAFTLVDTGGFAEGDVDAFAPHIRLQVEQAIEHADAVVLVLDGKGGSSPFDTDLIQTLRTVEKPVFYVVNKIDGEGQEKALFDFYGLGVDRLFPVSAEHGYGVAGFLDELTDGFPDAPAEDELPDEIRIAVIGKPNAGKSSLINAILGEERLVVSDVAGTTRDAIDTAFTRDGKNYVLVDTAGIRRKGKVSQRLEKFSIIKALRSLERCHVALIIIDAEEGISDQDARVAGYAYDRGCGAIFLLNKWDLVDNRDGKALKRMTENLRMTAKFLSFAPVLTVSAKTGQRVPKIFPVVDQVFAQYAVRITTGQLNKVMEKALERTPPSLHKGKRLKFYYATQVSTRPPTFVSFVNFPDAVHFSYQRYLVNQIRETFKLDKTPLRLLLKQRTGKNPDFLNKKRTPVRRKRRRREKR; encoded by the coding sequence ATGAAACCCATCGTAGCTATCGTCGGCCGGCCCAATGTGGGCAAGTCGACCCTGTTCAATCGAATCACCCGCAGCCGGGACGCCATTGTGGACGATCTGCCCGGTGTGACCCGGGACCGCAATTTCGGGGATGCCCGCTGGAACGACAAGGCCTTTACCCTGGTGGACACCGGCGGTTTTGCCGAGGGCGATGTGGACGCCTTCGCCCCGCACATCCGCCTGCAGGTGGAACAGGCCATCGAGCATGCCGATGCCGTGGTTCTGGTCCTTGACGGGAAAGGGGGAAGTTCCCCTTTTGACACCGACCTGATCCAGACGTTGCGGACCGTGGAAAAGCCCGTTTTTTACGTGGTCAACAAGATCGACGGGGAAGGGCAGGAAAAGGCCCTGTTTGACTTCTACGGGCTGGGCGTCGATCGCCTCTTTCCCGTATCGGCCGAGCATGGATACGGGGTGGCCGGTTTCCTCGACGAACTGACCGACGGCTTTCCCGATGCACCGGCCGAAGATGAACTCCCCGATGAGATCCGCATTGCGGTGATCGGCAAGCCCAACGCGGGCAAGTCCTCCCTGATCAACGCCATCCTGGGGGAAGAGCGGCTGGTGGTCAGCGATGTGGCCGGCACCACCCGGGACGCCATCGATACGGCGTTTACGCGCGATGGGAAAAACTATGTGCTGGTCGATACCGCCGGCATCCGCCGCAAGGGCAAGGTGTCCCAGCGGCTGGAAAAATTTTCCATCATCAAGGCCCTGCGCAGCCTGGAACGCTGTCATGTGGCCCTGATCATCATCGATGCGGAAGAGGGCATCTCCGACCAGGATGCCCGGGTGGCCGGTTACGCTTACGACCGTGGCTGCGGAGCGATCTTTCTGCTGAACAAGTGGGACCTGGTGGACAACCGGGACGGCAAAGCCCTCAAGCGCATGACCGAAAACCTGCGCATGACGGCCAAATTCTTAAGCTTCGCCCCGGTCCTGACCGTGTCGGCCAAGACCGGGCAGCGCGTCCCGAAGATATTTCCCGTGGTGGATCAGGTCTTTGCCCAGTATGCGGTCCGCATTACCACCGGCCAGCTCAACAAGGTCATGGAAAAGGCCCTGGAACGTACGCCACCGTCCTTGCACAAGGGCAAACGGCTCAAGTTCTACTATGCCACCCAGGTCTCCACCCGGCCGCCGACATTCGTGAGTTTTGTAAACTTTCCCGATGCCGTGCATTTTTCCTACCAGCGCTACCTGGTGAATCAGATCCGCGAGACCTTCAAGCTGGATAAAACCCCCCTGCGGCTGCTGCTGAAACAGCGCACCGGAAAAAACCCGGATTTTCTGAACAAGAAACGGACACCGGTCAGGCGGAAGCGAAGACGCCGGGAGAAGCGATAA
- a CDS encoding D-amino acid aminotransferase — MPDLAYLNGDIMPIEKATVPIEDRGYQFGDGVYEYIASYAGRLFMLGAHLDRLERSMGGLDFPPIPRSRIKAAIVDLFERAGYDRAGIYIQITRGVAPRNHAFDPTLSPQVVMTIRQINALPENLHRDGITAITVRDIRWGRCDIKTIQLLANSLAKQKALSEGHSDAIFISDQNVVREGTSSNLFIVKGGQLITHPLTPNILPGITRMAIIDICRETDLKIDESFFTTDALYHADEVFLTGTVTEVMPVTQIDGRCIGDGNVGPLTRKLYDGLRQKALAGA; from the coding sequence ATGCCCGACTTGGCCTATTTGAATGGCGACATCATGCCCATAGAAAAAGCGACCGTTCCCATCGAGGACCGGGGATACCAGTTCGGCGACGGCGTTTACGAATATATCGCCAGTTATGCCGGACGGTTGTTCATGCTTGGCGCCCATTTGGACAGGCTGGAACGCTCCATGGGAGGGCTGGATTTTCCTCCGATTCCGCGGTCACGGATCAAAGCGGCGATCGTCGACCTGTTTGAACGCGCCGGGTACGACCGCGCCGGCATTTACATCCAGATCACCCGTGGCGTCGCCCCGCGCAACCATGCCTTCGACCCGACCCTGTCGCCCCAGGTCGTCATGACCATCCGGCAGATCAACGCATTGCCGGAAAACCTGCACCGGGACGGCATAACGGCGATCACGGTCCGGGACATTCGCTGGGGCCGATGCGACATCAAGACGATCCAGCTTCTGGCCAACAGCCTGGCCAAACAGAAGGCCCTGTCAGAAGGCCACAGCGACGCCATTTTCATATCGGATCAGAATGTCGTTCGTGAGGGTACCAGTTCAAATCTCTTTATTGTCAAAGGCGGGCAATTGATTACCCATCCCCTGACGCCGAATATTCTGCCAGGGATCACCCGCATGGCGATTATCGACATCTGCCGGGAGACAGACCTCAAGATCGATGAGTCATTCTTTACCACCGACGCGCTCTATCACGCCGACGAGGTATTTCTCACCGGCACTGTCACCGAGGTTATGCCGGTGACACAGATTGACGGTCGCTGCATTGGGGACGGCAACGTGGGTCCGCTGACCCGCAAGCTTTATGACGGGTTGCGCCAAAAGGCGCTGGCAGGTGCATAG
- a CDS encoding LysM peptidoglycan-binding domain-containing protein, with protein sequence MEAEMVCPVCEREHIPTDQETCPQCGADLTCFRVLDELEEAVATGGGGGNGAVTEPAENRLISEKRTASSFFWGILVASAVFIFAVGVYRFWTIEALVKEQQTIFRHKVERVASRLDAAHEKQERFASLIEKHLETEGKRSVEKPPLQTDGDHPLPVDGHRETAPASQPHPESLDDTVDVATELSNPIAMGHAFHVYQATDTDTLWGIARRFYGAGYYYPVVLHHNPELSIYRMSQKDRIKLLKDADQARQIYKEIIVFEDNRRYWLYTARPGDTPVSIKMRYCPGKSCLPLSLDAEPRVRIRPGRKIKILIISDFGEVSGTHPKKPKRTSFATSCCDI encoded by the coding sequence ATGGAAGCGGAGATGGTCTGCCCCGTTTGTGAGCGGGAGCATATTCCAACGGATCAAGAAACCTGTCCCCAATGTGGGGCCGACCTGACTTGTTTCAGGGTTCTCGACGAATTGGAAGAAGCCGTCGCCACCGGTGGTGGTGGTGGTAATGGTGCGGTGACAGAACCAGCAGAGAACCGCCTTATATCTGAAAAGCGGACCGCATCATCCTTCTTTTGGGGGATTCTGGTCGCATCGGCGGTCTTTATATTCGCAGTGGGGGTATACCGGTTTTGGACCATCGAAGCCCTTGTGAAAGAACAGCAGACGATTTTTCGTCATAAGGTGGAAAGGGTGGCGTCCCGATTGGATGCTGCCCATGAAAAACAGGAACGCTTTGCATCTTTGATTGAAAAGCACCTGGAGACGGAAGGCAAACGATCGGTGGAGAAGCCGCCGTTGCAAACGGATGGAGATCATCCATTACCCGTGGATGGGCATCGGGAAACAGCGCCTGCTTCCCAACCACATCCCGAATCGCTTGACGATACGGTGGATGTCGCAACCGAGCTTTCCAATCCTATCGCTATGGGTCATGCTTTCCATGTTTATCAGGCGACGGATACCGACACCTTATGGGGCATCGCCCGCAGGTTTTACGGTGCCGGTTATTACTACCCGGTTGTTTTGCACCATAATCCGGAACTGTCCATTTATCGCATGAGTCAAAAGGACCGGATTAAACTGCTCAAGGATGCCGACCAGGCCCGGCAAATTTACAAGGAGATTATCGTTTTCGAGGACAATCGCCGCTATTGGCTGTACACGGCCCGTCCCGGTGATACCCCCGTGTCCATCAAAATGCGGTATTGCCCCGGCAAGTCGTGTTTGCCATTGTCATTGGATGCCGAACCGAGGGTACGGATACGCCCCGGAAGAAAAATAAAAATTCTGATTATATCGGATTTTGGGGAGGTCTCCGGTACCCACCCAAAGAAGCCGAAACGTACAAGTTTTGCAACCAGTTGTTGTGATATCTGA